The Methanosarcina acetivorans C2A genome includes the window AAATGTAAAGAGAAACCCCGTTTTTCAAGCAGGTATTATATTCGTCTTCAAAGTCGTTTTTCATCCTGTTATAGACCTTTTCATCAAGGATAAGATGTACATCAGCCCCGTTTTCTGCACAATCGGCCTGAATTGCGGGGCAATCGGGGCAGAAATAAGAATAAAAGGACGTAAGGTTTTTAGAGCTGTAAAGCCTTTCCCGCAATTGCTTTGGGAATTCAAAGAGATGGTCCAGATCAGGTTCTTCCAGAGTACATTTCCCAAGCATGTCTATCTTCTGTATCAGGTGCCTCGGAATCGGGGATCTGTCATGTTTTGACCAGTAGTCTTTATTTCCATCAAAAACATTCAGAAGAGAAGTAAGCG containing:
- a CDS encoding helix-turn-helix transcriptional regulator, coding for MYIDEIKDTLNVKACAVMPQIKKLKDMDIIVQKGSAYELSDIGEVIVEKMLPLTSLLNVFDGNKDYWSKHDRSPIPRHLIQKIDMLGKCTLEEPDLDHLFEFPKQLRERLYSSKNLTSFYSYFCPDCPAIQADCAENGADVHLILDEKVYNRMKNDFEDEYNTCLKNGVSLYIYSGKVRPSSFMVSDNFMLLKLFGKDGEFDHRKIMSFTPSALEWGRELAQYYIDRSEKII